Proteins encoded together in one Mycobacterium noviomagense window:
- a CDS encoding NfeD family protein, which yields MPAALLWLIFALGLAGAEALTGDMSLLMLGGGALAAAATSWLLNWPIWADGAVFLVVSVLLLVLVRPPLRRRLSAAKGITTGVQALEGKNALVVDRVARDEGQVKLDGQMWTARPFDDADVYEPGELVTVMRIDGATAVVWKNI from the coding sequence ATGCCCGCGGCCCTGCTCTGGCTGATCTTCGCATTGGGCCTCGCCGGTGCGGAGGCGTTGACCGGCGACATGTCCTTGTTGATGCTCGGTGGTGGGGCGCTGGCAGCGGCCGCAACGAGTTGGTTGCTGAATTGGCCGATCTGGGCCGACGGGGCGGTATTCCTGGTGGTTTCGGTTCTCCTGCTGGTACTAGTGCGGCCTCCGCTGCGGCGGCGGCTGAGCGCAGCGAAGGGGATAACGACCGGGGTGCAGGCGCTGGAGGGCAAGAACGCGCTGGTAGTCGACCGCGTCGCACGAGACGAGGGTCAAGTGAAATTGGACGGTCAGATGTGGACGGCGCGGCCGTTCGACGACGCTGACGTCTACGAGCCCGGCGAGTTGGTAACCGTCATGCGCATCGACGGCGCCACCGCGGTGGTGTGGAAAAACATCTGA
- a CDS encoding SPFH domain-containing protein, with protein sequence MQGAVAGLVMLAVLVIFAAIVVAKSVALIPQAEAAVIERLGRYSRTVSGQLTLLVPFIDRVRARVDLRERVVSFPPQPVITEDNLTLNIDTVVYFQVTNPQAAVYEISNYIVGVEQLTTTTLRNVVGGMTLEQTLTSREVINRQLRGVLDEATGRWGLRVARVELRSIDPPPSIQASMEKQMKADREKRAMILTAEGTRESAIKQAEGQKQAQILQAEGAKQAAILAAEADRQSRMLRAQGERAAAYLQAQGQAKAIEKTFAAIKAGRPTPELLAYQYLQVLPQLARGEANKVWVVPSDFGSALQGFTKLLGAPGDDGVFRYQPSPVDEELAKPEDDSEEIADWFSTQTDPAIMQAVAKAEADARKPVEGPVGTTPELGQ encoded by the coding sequence ATGCAAGGCGCGGTTGCTGGTCTGGTGATGCTCGCTGTCTTAGTGATCTTCGCCGCCATCGTGGTGGCCAAATCGGTGGCGTTGATTCCGCAGGCAGAGGCCGCGGTGATCGAACGGTTGGGTCGGTACAGCCGCACGGTCAGCGGGCAGCTGACCTTGTTAGTGCCGTTCATCGACCGGGTTCGCGCCAGGGTGGATCTGCGGGAACGCGTGGTGTCTTTCCCGCCGCAGCCGGTGATCACCGAGGACAACCTGACACTCAACATCGACACCGTGGTCTATTTCCAGGTCACCAACCCGCAAGCCGCGGTCTACGAGATCAGCAACTACATCGTCGGCGTTGAGCAGCTGACCACCACCACGCTGCGAAATGTGGTGGGTGGCATGACGCTGGAGCAGACGCTGACGTCGAGAGAGGTGATCAACCGACAGCTGCGCGGGGTCCTCGACGAAGCCACCGGCCGCTGGGGGCTGCGCGTGGCACGAGTGGAACTGCGCAGCATCGACCCGCCGCCGTCGATTCAGGCGTCAATGGAAAAGCAGATGAAGGCGGACCGGGAAAAGCGCGCGATGATCTTGACCGCCGAAGGCACTCGGGAATCGGCGATCAAGCAAGCCGAGGGGCAAAAGCAAGCGCAGATCCTGCAAGCCGAGGGCGCCAAGCAAGCGGCGATCCTGGCGGCCGAAGCCGACCGGCAATCCCGGATGCTGCGCGCGCAAGGGGAACGTGCGGCGGCGTACTTGCAGGCCCAGGGCCAAGCCAAGGCCATCGAGAAGACGTTCGCCGCAATCAAGGCCGGCAGGCCCACACCGGAACTGCTGGCCTACCAGTATCTTCAGGTGCTACCACAGCTGGCCCGGGGCGAAGCGAACAAGGTGTGGGTGGTGCCCAGCGACTTCGGCTCGGCGTTACAGGGTTTCACCAAACTGCTGGGCGCCCCTGGTGACGACGGGGTGTTCCGGTATCAGCCGTCGCCGGTCGACGAGGAGTTGGCCAAACCTGAAGACGACAGCGAGGAGATCGCCGATTGGTTCTCGACGCAGACCGACCCCGCGATCATGCAGGCGGTGGCCAAGGCCGAGGCCGACGCGCGCAAGCCGGTTGAGGGTCCGGTCGGGACGACGCCGGAGTTGGGTCAATAG
- a CDS encoding DoxX family protein, with protein MSFVTSPKTYAALAAFQAGDAVACAVPLPAITKSLDTLGVPTDIRWIFPVVKAAAAVGLLSVFRFPVLARLTTAMLTLYFLLAVSAHIRVRDRVVNAIPAATFLVTFATMTAKGPDSRA; from the coding sequence ATGAGCTTCGTCACATCACCGAAAACATATGCCGCCCTGGCGGCCTTCCAAGCCGGAGATGCGGTGGCCTGCGCGGTGCCGCTACCGGCCATCACCAAATCCCTTGACACGCTGGGCGTTCCGACTGATATCCGGTGGATTTTTCCGGTGGTTAAAGCCGCCGCGGCAGTGGGGTTGCTGTCGGTGTTCCGTTTTCCTGTGCTGGCGCGGCTCACCACGGCCATGCTGACGCTGTACTTCCTGCTGGCGGTGAGTGCCCACATCCGGGTGCGCGATCGGGTGGTCAACGCGATTCCGGCGGCTACGTTTCTGGTGACGTTCGCGACGATGACGGCTAAGGGGCCCGATTCGCGGGCCTGA